The following are from one region of the Hemibagrus wyckioides isolate EC202008001 linkage group LG24, SWU_Hwy_1.0, whole genome shotgun sequence genome:
- the grinaa gene encoding glutamate receptor, ionotropic, N-methyl D-aspartate-associated protein 1a (glutamate binding) yields MSQEKTGYPVMGENKPLHNNVYGPPQPDAFGMPPPNYSQAPGGFSYPAPGPYGQPGFPQGAPGFAPGPYPQMPFPQMPYPQGPYPQGPYPQGPYHGPGQPAFDGDPNAAMGSPGYHSGDRPPSYYDNEEFANSGWEDKTIRQAFIRKVFMVLTVQLMVTFSFVAVFTFAEDVKLFVQQNRWTYYVSYAVFFISLIVLSCCGEFRRKHPWNLVALSILTLSLSYMVGMIASFYDTDTVIMAVGITAVVCFTVVLFSLQSKYDFTSCRGVLFVCLIILLLFSILCIFIRHKILHIVYASLGALLFTCFLAVDTQLLLGNKKLALSPEEYIFAALNLYTDIINIFIYLLAIVGRSRE; encoded by the exons ATGTCACAGGAGAAGACTGGCTACCCTGTAATGGGGGAGAACAAACCCCTTCACAATAATGTCTACGGGCCACCCCAGCCTGATGCATTTGGGATGCCTCCACCTAACTACAGCCAGGCTCCAGGAGGATTCTCTTACCCAGCACCAGGACCATATGGCCAACCAGGTTTTCCCCAGGGGGCACCAGGGTTTGCTCCTGGACCTTACCCTCAGATGCCCTTCCCACAAATGCCATACCCTCAAGGCCCATATCCACAGGGGCCGTATCCTCAAGGCCCCTACCACGGGCCAGGACAGCCTGCTTTTGATGGAGATCCCAATG CTGCAATGGGCAGTCCGGGCTATCATAGTGGAGATAGGCCTCCTTCATATTATGACAACGAGGAGTTTGCCAACTCAGGCTGGGAGGACAAAACTATCCGCCAGGCCTTCATCAGGAAG GTGTTCATGGTCTTAACTGTACAGCTGATGGTGACATTCTCCTTCGTTGCCGTCTTCACCTTTGCAGAGGACGTCAAGCTATTTGTTCAACAAAATCGCTGGACATATTACGTGTCCTATGCGgtctttttcatttctctcatcGTACTCAGCTGCTGTGGAGAATTCAGACGTAAACACCCCTGGAATCTGGTTGCACTG tctattCTGACTCTCAGCCTGTCCTACATGGTGGGGATGATTGCCAGCTTCTatgacacagacacagtcatCATGGCAGTGGGCATCACAGCGGTGGTCTGCTTCACCGTGGTGCTTTTCTCCCTTCAG AGCAAGTATGACTTCACTTCCTGCCGGGGTGTGCTATTCGTGTGCCTCATCATactccttctcttctccatcCTCTGCATCTTTATCCGTCACAAGATCCTGCACATCGTCTATGCGTCTCTGGGGGCTCTGCTCTTCACCTGT ttcCTGGCTGTAGACACTCAGCTTCTTCTAGGCAACAAGAAGCTGGCACTGAGCCCAGAGGAGTACATCTTTGCTGCACTGAACCTCTACACTGACATCATCAACATCTTCATTTATCTCCTCGCCATCGTGGGCCGCTCCCGGGAATGA